The genomic window GAAGGCTTGACTTATGGCGCTGACGATTACATAACCAAACCTTTTAGCGTTTCTTATTTTAAAGCACGAATAGAAAACCTGCTTAATCAAAGAAAAAGACTACAAGATATTTTTGGTGCCATTGACCCGAATCAGGCTGACGAATTTAATCCTAAACCACATTTAATAACCGATCAGGATGAAGAAATAATGAAAAAAGTAATGGTAATTATTGAACAAAATATTGATAACAACAAATTTTCGGCTGAAAGTTTAGGACCATTGATTGGACTCAATCGAACTACTTTCTTCTACAAAATTAAGAGCCTTACAGGCTATTCCCCAGTTGAATTTATACGTGATATTAGACTAAAAAGAGCTGCACAATTAATAATCAGCAGCCAACTGCTCATAAAAGAAATTGCTTATATGAGCGGTTTTTCAGATATGAAATATTTTAGTAAATCCTTCAAAAATAAATATTTGGTAACTCCATTAGAATACCGTAAACAAAACAAACAGTAGCTTTTAGCTAATAGAACCATTTTATCTAACAAATATTAACAACAAAAATAGATATGGATTTAAAATTAAAAAATAAAGTTGTAGTTGTATCAGGTTCAGCTGGTAAAAAAGGAAGCATTGGCGAAACCATCATTAGGCGATTGGCAGATGAAGGTGCAATACCAGTACTTGTGGACAGAAACAACAGAGGATATGACTACGCAGAAGAACTCCAAAAAAGAGGAGTCGACGCCTTGTTTGTCCCGTCCGATGTAACCAATCCAGAGGCAATGGAAAATGCTGTAAAAAAGATTGTTGAAAAATATGAAAGAATCGATGCAGTCATCAACAATGTCGGCGTAAATGACGGCGCTGGTTTGGAATCCAGCTACGAAGACTTCATGAATTCTTTGAAACTAAACGTAGTCAGCTATTTTTTATTGGCCAAATATTCACTTCCCTATCTAAAAGAATCAAAAGGGAATATCCTAAACATAGGTTCCAAAGTGGCTTTAACAGGACAAGGAGGAACTTCGGGTTATGCTGCCGCAAAAGGTGGAGTGCTCGGATTGACCAGAGAATGGGCAGTCGATTTGATTCAGTATGGAATTCGCTCCAATGCTATTATTATTGCCGAAAGTTATACACCAGCATACGAAGATTGGATTAAAACACTAACGGACGGAAAAACCGTTTTGAAAAAAATAAATAAAAGCATTCCGCTTGAGGGAAGAATGACCAAAACGGAAGAAATAGCAGATACCGCTCTTTTTATTATTTCAGACCGTTCTTCGCACACTACTGGGCAATTTGTATTCGTTGATGGAGGATACGTTCATTTAGATCGAGCTTTAATCAATGATATAAATTAGAAAAAAATGTGGCAACCGAATTAATGTTTATAGCATTTGAAATTGATTTGAGCATAATTAAACATGTTTAAAAAACAAAAGATTGTTATATTTAGAAGATATAATTAACACCTGAACACTATTCATAACAATCGCTCCAAATTCTCTTTAAGATAGTCCAAGTACTATTTCAAAGATAAATTTGAGTTCTAATCTACTCCCATTCACTTTTAAATTTCATAATTTATCATTAAATTTTATTTTATTTATGTTAATTATTTCAAATTAAAATTTTGAATTTAACATTGAATTTATTGTTAAAAACCTAGTCTAAATGTAATGCTAAAACGACAGAACAAAAACACAAAAATACATACTATTAAATAAATACACTTAAAACTTAAGTCTATCAAAAAAAGTTAAAATTAGAATTAGGTTTTCGATTAAAGCCTCATCCAGTCCACTAAAATAGTTCAAATCCACATTTTTTAAAAATGAATAATAATTTCCTATTGTCTTACGATTAGTAATAGTTAGAAATTAAAAGACAAAGTATTCCTTTTAAGGACATCTTTTATTCCTAAAATTGGTAATGTATACTTTTAAGTTAAATTTAAAGAACAAATTACCATGAAGCCATTTACTTTTGACCAAATACCTATTTTGATGAACAAACTTCATGAAAAATTAGAGCATTTGGAAAAACTTATTGTAAAAATCTCTATTAAAACAGAAGATAAAGAAGATATTCTAAATATTGAAGAAGCATCTAAACTTTTAAATCTATCGATATCAACTATCTATAGTAAAGTAAGTAAGAGAGAAATTCCAGTTAATAAACAAGGTAAACGTATTTATTTCTACAAGCATGAGTTAATGCAATGGATTAAATCAGGTCGAATAAAGACTTATTTAGAAATCGAAAATGAAATTGATAAAAGGTCCAAAATCTAGTATTAACTTTAGATTTTTGACCTTTTTACTTTTTAACCTTCATTGCCAAAAATTCTGATCATAAATGATTTAGATTTTTTATGTTAGCGATATAATCAATATTTAAAGTTTATAACTATTTTTGTACAAACAACTCCCATGAGTTATGTTATTCTTAATAAGGATACTTTGCTTTATTTTGTGATAGTTTGCTTTAAATTGTACCATAATTGTACCACTAAAGTTGAAAATTCTATTAAAATAAGGAATGTTATTTTCTGTATTGGGAAGTAAATGGTAATACAAGACCTCATCGGTAAATATTCTATTTCTGGTAGCAATCAAGACGAAAAAAACGAAATGACGTATCAGGGCATTTTGACTTTATCGCTAGACGAAAACAATCGAATTATTGCCCACTGGCTCATTAATAATAGCCAAGAACAAAATGGTACAGGTTTTTTTAAAGACAATATACTGATAATCAACTTCAACTACCAAGGTGAGGACAAAAAAATCTACAAAGGAGTTGCTGTTTACCGTTGCTTAACCAAAGACGTATTGGACGGATTCTGGTCAGAGAAACACGGCGACCCACTTTATTTAGGAATCGAACAGGCTTTGCGATTAGAAAATACAGCCTTGCTCAACTAAATTTATTTGCTATCAAAACTGTCATCAATTTTGCAGTATCAAAAAATGATTGTAGCTTTGAAAAAATCGATTAGACAGCCCCTTTTTTATGAAAAAATACTATCTACACAACGGAACTGAAAGCAGCGGTCCTTTTGATATAGAAGAATTGAAAGCTAAAAACATCACTACCAAAACACCCGTGTGGTTCGATGGTATGGAACGCTGGAAAACAGCTGGTGAAATCGATGAATTGGTAAACATTTTTATCAGTATTCCTCCTATTGAAACTCTCATAACAGAAAAATCAATAACTCTAACACAAAAAACAGAAGGAGACGAAGACACTAAAGAAAAAACCATCTTGGGGCTTTCTAAAACTAGTTTTTGGGTGGTATCGGTTATCTTAATTGTAGCCATTGGAACTGTTGTATTCAATACTTTACAAGAAAACCGAAGACGTGAATTAGAACTAAAAAACCATAAAACAGAAATTGAAAATCATCAATACGAATTGAAGCAAAAAGAAATAGAAGAGCAAAAAATTCAGATGGAAATTCAAGAAAAATTAGAAGCGGAACGAATAATCAAAGAAAAAAAGGAAAATACCAACCATAGACTTTCAGAAATAGCACAGTTAGTAACCCAATACCAAACAAATATTGTTGAGTTTGAAAAAAAACTGAAAGAAACTGCTGGTTTCAAATTATTAAGAACTGCTTCGGAGAAAAAAGAACAAATGAGTTTGTTGCAAAAAAATATTGATTCACTCAAAACTGAAATCAACCACCTAAAAAGCGAATCCGACCAACTGAAACTAGAACTAGAAAAACTGCCTAAATAATTGCAAAAAAAACGTGAAATGCTATTTAGCTTTTTCTTCAATTTGTTCCGATTTCAGCTTGATTTGCATTATTCTTAATATAAAAAACCAAAATTACCAACTTTTAGCTATTTTTAAATAAAACAGATTAATTATTATCATATAAATTCGATAAATTGTGTTTTTTTTTCAATATTTGTATAACATCAAATAACGTTATAAAAAACACTTCCCTATGTCCATAAAAATAGCCATTTCACACAAAACAGCTTACAAATTTGATAGAAGTGTAAAACTTTTTCCGCACATTTTCAGATTAAGACCTGCAGCTCATTCCCGAACGTCTATTGAAGGTTACTCCTTCAAAATATACCCCGAAAATCATTTCATCAACTGGCAACAAGATCCTTTTGGAAATTATCAAGCGAGAGTAGTTTTTAACGAACCCACAACCGAATTAAGAGTTGAAGTAGAAGTAATTGCCAAACTAGAAGTCATCAACCCATTTGATTTCTTTATTGAAGAATATGCTGAAAAATTTCCTTTCCTATACGACAATAAATTACACAAAGAATTATGGCCGTATTTGGAAGTAAGCCAAAAAGAACGAGGATTGCGCTTTGATAATTTTGTGGCAAAATTAGCCGAGAAAAAAGACTTAATCACTGTTGATTTTTTAGTATTTGCTAATCAATTGGTTTTTCAAACCTTAAATTACAACATTCGTCTAGAAGCAGGAGTACAAACCTGTGAGGAAACACTCGAAATAGAAAGCGGCTCTTGTCGTGATTTTGCTTGGCTTTTGGTTCAGGCTCTACGTAGTATTGGATTGGCTGCCCGATTTGTATCTGGTTATTTGGTGCAATTAACTGCTGATGTAAAATCACTAGATGGTCCATCTGGTCCAGAGAATGATTTTACTGACTTACACGCTTGGGTAGAAGTGTATTTACCCGGAGCTGGCTGGGTAGGACTTGATCCTACCTCTGGACTTTTTGCTGGCGAAGGACACATTCCATTGTGCTGTACCCCTGATTATGAAAGTGCTGCTCCCGTAACTGGTGCTACCGAAATTTGTCAGGTGGATTTTGAATTTGATAATACTGTAACCCGTATTCACGAAGACCCAAGAGTTACAAAACCTTATACAGAACAGCAATGGGAAAACATTATGGAAGTGGGTAATGTTGTCGAAAAAGACTTAATTGAAGGCGATGTTCGTTTGACAATGGGTGGCGAACCCACTTTTGTTTCCATCGATGATTTTGAATCTCCTGAATGGAATTCTACTGCCGACGGTCCGTTGAAACGTAAACTCGCTTATGACTTGGCACTGCGTTTGAAAGGTCGTTTTGCGCACGGAGGATTACTTCATTTTGGACAAGGAAAATGGTATCCAGGCGAATTATTTCCGCGTTGGCAATATGCTTTATACTGGAGAAAAGACGGATTGCCTTTATGGAAAAATGATAATTTAATTGCCAAAGAAGACGGAGAAAAATTTACTTTTCACGATGCCGAACGCTTTGCCATAGAACTCACAAAATACTTGGGTATTGATACCAAAAATATAAATCCAACTTACGAAGACCCAATATACTGGGCTTTGGAAGAAGGAAAATTACCCGTTAATCTGGATCCGCTGGCTGTAAATCTTAAAGATTCTATTCAGCGTCATACCTTGGCTAAACTATTAGAAAAAGGGTTGAACAATCCTTCTGGTTTTGTTGTGCCTCTAAAATGGATTCACGAAACCAAAAATTGGGTAAGCTGTGTATGGGAATTCCGAAGAGGACAATGCTATCTGATTCCTGGGAACTCCCCTATTGGCTTGCGTTTGCCGTTGGAATCTTTGCCAAAAGTTTCTAAAAATAAAAGAGAGCAACCCGTTTCTCGTAGTTTATTTGAAGAATTACCACCTTTAGGAGATTATTATCAATCTGTAGAAGAACGTTACGGTAGTACTTCTCAAGCTTACAAAGCAAATGTTACTCCAAAACTAGAAGAAGAAAAAGAAGAAAAGGAATCTTTACTATTTGAAGTAGAAACTTTTTCGACAGCCATGTGTGTAGAAGAGCGCGATGGAATTATCTATGTTTTCCTTCCTCCTACTGATTATTTGGAAACTTATTTAGACCTGATTGCTTCGGTAGAGACAACTGCCGAAAAATTACAAATACCTGTTCGAATTGAAGGCTACCAACCGCAATCGGATTATCGCATCGAAAAAATGATGGTTACTCCCGATCCTGGCGTTATTGAAGTCAATGTTCATCCTGCAAAATCGTGGCAAGAAATTGTGGACAACACCACTGCTTTATACGAAGAAGCTTTTCTTTCTCGTTTAGGAACTGATAAATTTATGGTCGATGGTCGCCATACGGGAACTGGCGGAGGAAATCACGTGACGCTTGGCGCTTCAAAACCTGAAGATAGTCCGCTCTTGCGAAGACCTGATTTGTTGCGAAGTCTGATTACCTATTGGCAACATCATCCTGTTTTGAGTTATCTTTTTGCAGGCCCTTTTATTGGCCCAACCAGTCAGGCTCCACGTATTGACGAAGGTCGTGACGAACGTTTGTATGAAATGGAAATTGCCTTCGAACAAATTCCAAAAGACAAAGACATTCCGTTTTGGATGGTGGATCGTATTTTTAGAAATTTACTAACCGATATCACAGGAAATACGCATAGAACTGAATTTTGCATAGACAAATTATACTCACCTGATTCGCCAACCGGACGTTTGGGAATATTAGAATTGCGAGCTTTTGATATGCCACCGCACAAACACATGAATCTGGTTCAAAACTTATTAGTTCGTGCTTTGGTAGCCAAGTTTTGGAAAAATCCCTACGAGAAAAAATTAGTACGTTGGGGAACCGAATTGCACGATAAATTTTTATTGCCACACTTCGCTTATCTGGATATGATTGATGTTGTAAATGATTTGAAAGATGCTGGTTATAACTTTGATATTTCGTGGTTTGACCCATTCTTCGAGTTTCGATTTCCGCACCACGGAGGTATTACTGTAGATAATATTCAATTGGAAATTCGTTTAGGAATAGAACCTTGGCACGTTTTAGGCGAAGAATTATCCAGCAATGGAACGGCTCGTTTTGTAGATTCATCATTAGAAAGATTACAGGTAAAAATTTCAGGCATCATTCCAGAGCGTCATATTTTATTGTGCAAAGGCTGTAGAATTCCTTTGAGAAGTACGGGAACTAAAGGCGAATATGTAGCTGGAATTCGTTATAAAGCCTGGAATCCACCATCCGCATTGCATCCTAATATTGGAGTGGATGTACCATTGGTTTTTGATATTGTAGATACTTGGAACAACAAATCCATTGGTGGTTGTACTTATTTTGTTTCGCATCCCGGAGGACGAAGTTATGAAACAGTACCCGTTAATAGTTATGAAGCCGAGTCAAGAAAAATCAGTCGTTTTTGGGATTTTGGTCACACGCCGTCTGCTACTTCTGAACAAAGTGCACCAGTAATTGACACGCCAACAGTTTCGAGATTTGTGGCCGAAAATAAAACCAATCTAAAACCAGATACACCAATAGAATTAGTCAATCCAGAATATCCAAATACGCTGGATTTGAGGCATTTTTGGGTAGCTAAAAAATAATTTTATAGACACCTATTAGCACAGATTAAAAACTAAATCATAAATTAGAAAATCTATGGAAATATTTTAAATCTGTGGCTAATAAAAAATATATTTTGAATAATAATATTGCTGTTCCTTTTAAAAGCTATTATTTTGCAGAATAATAAAACGTAATTCATTCAAGATTAAAAAATGATTCAAGATATATCCTTGGGACTACTCCAAACCTATAAAGAAAAAATCAATTCTTATGACGAAGTACTTGACCAAAATGGTGAAGTAAAACCTTATTGGCAGGGGCTTTTTGATACGTTAGAATCTATCGGAATTAATGAATTAGAATTACGCAATCAGGAGATTATAAAAAAATTAAAAGAAAACGGAGTTACTTATAATGTTTATGATTCCAATAAAGAATCAAATCGTGCTTGGAAACTGGATCCTATTCCGTTTTTAATTCACGAATCAGAATGGAAAGCCATCGAAAAAGGATTGTTACAAAGAGCCCGCTTGCTCGATTTAATTCTCAAGGATTTTTATGGCGA from Flavobacterium eburneipallidum includes these protein-coding regions:
- a CDS encoding DUF2126 domain-containing protein; amino-acid sequence: MSIKIAISHKTAYKFDRSVKLFPHIFRLRPAAHSRTSIEGYSFKIYPENHFINWQQDPFGNYQARVVFNEPTTELRVEVEVIAKLEVINPFDFFIEEYAEKFPFLYDNKLHKELWPYLEVSQKERGLRFDNFVAKLAEKKDLITVDFLVFANQLVFQTLNYNIRLEAGVQTCEETLEIESGSCRDFAWLLVQALRSIGLAARFVSGYLVQLTADVKSLDGPSGPENDFTDLHAWVEVYLPGAGWVGLDPTSGLFAGEGHIPLCCTPDYESAAPVTGATEICQVDFEFDNTVTRIHEDPRVTKPYTEQQWENIMEVGNVVEKDLIEGDVRLTMGGEPTFVSIDDFESPEWNSTADGPLKRKLAYDLALRLKGRFAHGGLLHFGQGKWYPGELFPRWQYALYWRKDGLPLWKNDNLIAKEDGEKFTFHDAERFAIELTKYLGIDTKNINPTYEDPIYWALEEGKLPVNLDPLAVNLKDSIQRHTLAKLLEKGLNNPSGFVVPLKWIHETKNWVSCVWEFRRGQCYLIPGNSPIGLRLPLESLPKVSKNKREQPVSRSLFEELPPLGDYYQSVEERYGSTSQAYKANVTPKLEEEKEEKESLLFEVETFSTAMCVEERDGIIYVFLPPTDYLETYLDLIASVETTAEKLQIPVRIEGYQPQSDYRIEKMMVTPDPGVIEVNVHPAKSWQEIVDNTTALYEEAFLSRLGTDKFMVDGRHTGTGGGNHVTLGASKPEDSPLLRRPDLLRSLITYWQHHPVLSYLFAGPFIGPTSQAPRIDEGRDERLYEMEIAFEQIPKDKDIPFWMVDRIFRNLLTDITGNTHRTEFCIDKLYSPDSPTGRLGILELRAFDMPPHKHMNLVQNLLVRALVAKFWKNPYEKKLVRWGTELHDKFLLPHFAYLDMIDVVNDLKDAGYNFDISWFDPFFEFRFPHHGGITVDNIQLEIRLGIEPWHVLGEELSSNGTARFVDSSLERLQVKISGIIPERHILLCKGCRIPLRSTGTKGEYVAGIRYKAWNPPSALHPNIGVDVPLVFDIVDTWNNKSIGGCTYFVSHPGGRSYETVPVNSYEAESRKISRFWDFGHTPSATSEQSAPVIDTPTVSRFVAENKTNLKPDTPIELVNPEYPNTLDLRHFWVAKK
- a CDS encoding SDR family oxidoreductase yields the protein MDLKLKNKVVVVSGSAGKKGSIGETIIRRLADEGAIPVLVDRNNRGYDYAEELQKRGVDALFVPSDVTNPEAMENAVKKIVEKYERIDAVINNVGVNDGAGLESSYEDFMNSLKLNVVSYFLLAKYSLPYLKESKGNILNIGSKVALTGQGGTSGYAAAKGGVLGLTREWAVDLIQYGIRSNAIIIAESYTPAYEDWIKTLTDGKTVLKKINKSIPLEGRMTKTEEIADTALFIISDRSSHTTGQFVFVDGGYVHLDRALINDIN
- a CDS encoding DUF4339 domain-containing protein, which encodes MKKYYLHNGTESSGPFDIEELKAKNITTKTPVWFDGMERWKTAGEIDELVNIFISIPPIETLITEKSITLTQKTEGDEDTKEKTILGLSKTSFWVVSVILIVAIGTVVFNTLQENRRRELELKNHKTEIENHQYELKQKEIEEQKIQMEIQEKLEAERIIKEKKENTNHRLSEIAQLVTQYQTNIVEFEKKLKETAGFKLLRTASEKKEQMSLLQKNIDSLKTEINHLKSESDQLKLELEKLPK
- a CDS encoding helix-turn-helix domain-containing protein; this encodes MKPFTFDQIPILMNKLHEKLEHLEKLIVKISIKTEDKEDILNIEEASKLLNLSISTIYSKVSKREIPVNKQGKRIYFYKHELMQWIKSGRIKTYLEIENEIDKRSKI